A single window of Eucalyptus grandis isolate ANBG69807.140 chromosome 1, ASM1654582v1, whole genome shotgun sequence DNA harbors:
- the LOC120292686 gene encoding disease resistance-like protein DSC1 codes for MAHLKATASEVQYGLFLSFSGDDTRYNFIGFLHQGLEKARIRVFRDEDEIKVGDKIGKTILQAIDNSKFYIPIISQTYPDRKWCLIELERMMNNVSRSKDRKRIFPIFYKVEPGDVKHRTPHPENIFSKVELRKFKRALAKVGKIKGWKVHEQQSQIEIVDKVVQKVLEVLGRKEESEIEYPIELDDLTQSLEDSLNLVNKRETSVGREREENRKYKEYVEEEQMRSVGREMEDDGKHMKYVSDEQMRKRTSVGWTRETSRRREREDDKKHMEYVVEEQMRRGTSVGNTREDDGKDMKYVQEKWLRGGTSASRTRGASIRREREDDRKLM; via the exons ATGGCACACTTGAAGGCCACAGCATCAGAAGTTCAGTACggtttgttcttgagttttagtgGAGATGATACTCGTTATAACTTCATAGGCTTCCTCCATCAAGGCTTAGAAAAAGCTAGAATCCGTGTATTCAGGGACGAAGATGAAATCAAGGTGGGTGATAAGATTGGCAAGACAATTCTACAAGCTATCGACAACTCCAAATTCTACATACCCATTATCTCTCAAACTTATCCTGACCGCAAATGGTGTCTCATCGAGCTTGAACGTATGATGAACAATGTCTCTAGGTCAAAGGATAGAAAAAGGATTTTCCCCatcttttacaaagtggaacctgGAGATGTCAAACATCGGACTCCACATCCGgagaatattttctccaaagtTGAACTTAGGAAATTCAAAAGGGCTCTCGCAAAAGTTGGTAAAATCAAAGGATGGAAAGTCCACGAGCAACAAAG CCAAATAGAAATTGTCGATAAAGTTGTTCAAAAAGTTCTGGAGGTGTTGGGTAGAAAAGAAGAATCAGAGATTGAGTATCCAATTGAACTTGATGACTTGACACAGTCACTTGAAGACTCTTTGAATCTCGTAAACAAG agagagacaagTGTAGGCAGAGAAAGGGAGGAGAACAGGAAGTACAAGGAGTATGTGGAGGAGGAGCAGATGAGGAGTGTAGGAAGAGAAATGGAGGATGATGGGAAGCACATGAAGTATGTGTCGGATGAGCAGATGAGGAAAAGGACGAGTGTAGGCTGGACAAGAGAGACaagcagaagaagagaaagggaggaTGATAAGAAGCACATGGAGTACGTGGTGGAGGAGCAGATGAGGAGAGGGACGAGTGTAGGCAATACAAGAGAGGATGATGGGAAGGACATGAAATATGTGCAGGAGAAGTGGTTGAGGGGAGGGACAAGTGCAAGCAGGACAAGAGGGGCAAGCataagaagagaaagggaggaTGATAGGAAGCTCATGTAG